The following are from one region of the Candidatus Acidulodesulfobacterium ferriphilum genome:
- a CDS encoding dUTP diphosphatase: protein MVLPRRNRLILLFVVYGNIIIAHTGFKMEFPIGYAAVIKEKSGLAVKGVEIKGGIVDHEYRGEIVVLAKNKSKDIITLSPGQKIAQMLIVPVWTGQPQRVVSVNTETTRKDNGFGSTGE from the coding sequence ATGGTATTGCCGCGCCGGAACAGGTTAATATTACTATTCGTTGTTTATGGGAACATTATAATCGCACATACCGGCTTTAAAATGGAGTTTCCGATAGGCTACGCGGCGGTTATTAAAGAAAAGTCGGGGTTAGCCGTAAAGGGCGTAGAAATAAAAGGCGGTATTGTGGACCACGAATACAGGGGCGAAATCGTAGTGCTGGCAAAAAACAAATCTAAAGATATTATCACGTTATCGCCTGGTCAAAAAATAGCGCAGATGTTAATAGTTCCCGTGTGGACGGGACAACCGCAACGAGTCGTCAGCGTCAATACGGAGACTACAAGAAAGGATAACGGCTTTGGTTCTACCGGGGAATAA
- a CDS encoding PIN domain-containing protein encodes MEKLKVFLDSNVVFSAAYSEKGKSRSYLFFELQNLNIIKIYISNLVKFESIHNIKIKKPEKLDFLNELLSKADIIEDVDVYYEFAKNLPENDRIILSSAVYHDIDFFITGNTKDFLTFYNKKLKNTLILTPKDFLELTFEK; translated from the coding sequence ATGGAAAAATTAAAGGTTTTTCTGGATAGCAACGTCGTATTTTCCGCCGCTTATTCAGAAAAAGGAAAATCCCGCTCCTATCTTTTCTTCGAGCTTCAAAATCTCAATATTATCAAAATTTATATATCAAATCTCGTTAAGTTTGAGTCGATTCACAACATAAAGATAAAGAAACCGGAAAAATTAGATTTTTTAAATGAACTTTTAAGCAAAGCCGATATAATTGAAGACGTTGATGTTTATTACGAATTTGCAAAGAACCTTCCCGAAAACGATAGGATAATTTTATCTTCGGCCGTTTATCACGATATAGATTTTTTTATCACGGGAAACACAAAAGATTTTTTAACTTTTTACAATAAGAAATTAAAAAATACTCTTATTTTGACCCCCAAAGACTTTTTAGAATTAACTTTCGAAAAATAA
- a CDS encoding AbrB/MazE/SpoVT family DNA-binding domain-containing protein translates to METLIVGERGQITIPSNLRKKYNIKSKQPVILEERNGELVIKPAYAIPLKKLKQAARTFDDDFVKELIEEDVLKKDEKAKILKKWKN, encoded by the coding sequence ATGGAAACGTTAATAGTGGGAGAAAGAGGACAGATTACTATCCCGAGCAATTTAAGAAAAAAATATAATATAAAAAGCAAACAGCCTGTTATACTAGAAGAAAGAAACGGGGAACTCGTCATAAAACCGGCATATGCTATACCTTTAAAAAAATTAAAACAGGCAGCAAGAACATTTGACGATGATTTTGTAAAAGAACTTATAGAAGAAGATGTATTAAAAAAAGACGAAAAGGCTAAAATTCTAAAGAAATGGAAAAATTAA